A stretch of Lathyrus oleraceus cultivar Zhongwan6 chromosome 6, CAAS_Psat_ZW6_1.0, whole genome shotgun sequence DNA encodes these proteins:
- the LOC127096913 gene encoding uncharacterized protein LOC127096913 — translation MRAIPVSTEAFLFPTPSPTPISITHSSTLLHPHPFHYNKTLSTTPCSFNSKTTPFFYPASKSNNPITLDDDADDDDSENSLLTADTQAQEPDSLVEDGVFIEVTKLEKNSRRIESRISIHASLDSVWSILTDYERLADFIPGLALSKLIQKAPNFARLLQIGEQNLAFGLKFDAKGVIDCFEKDLETLPSGMKRDIDFKMIEGDFQLFEGKWSISQLFSSGSDESPIREISTTLTYIVDVKPKLWLPVRLIEGRLCKEIKKNLISIRGEAQKATDRTLDVNQFG, via the exons ATGCGCGCGATTCCAGTCTCCACAGAAGCATTCCTATTCCCTACACCATCACCCACTCCCATTTCCATTACCCATTCCTCCACTCTTTTACACCCTCATCCTTTTCATTACAACAAAACCCTTTCCACCACACCATGCTCCTTCAACTCTAAAACCACTCCATTCTTCTACCCAGCTTCCAAATCCAACAACCCAATCACTCTGGACGACGATGCCGACGACGACGATTCTGAGAATTCCTTGCTCACGGCGGATACCCAAGCTCAAGAGCCGGACTCCTTGGTTGAGGACGGAGTTTTCATAGAGGTGACCAAGCTTGAGAAGAACTCACGCAGAATCGAGTCGAGGATTTCAATCCACGCTTCACTTGATTCCGTTTGGAGTATCTTGACTGATTATGAGAGGTTGGCGGATTTTATTCCTGGCCTTGCTCTTAGTAAATTGATCCAAAAAGCTCCCAATTTTGCTAGACTTTTGCAG ATTGGAGAGCAGAACTTGGCATTTGGGCTAAAATTTGATGCTAAAGGAGTTATAGATTGTTTCGAGAAAGACTTGGAGACTCTTCCATCTGGTATGAAGCGTGACATAGACTTCAAGATGATTGAAGGGGATTTTCAACTCTTTGAAGGAAAATGGTCTATTTCACAG CTTTTCAGCAGTGGAAGTGATGAGTCTCCAATACGGGAGATTAGCACGACACTTACATACATTGTTGACGTTAAGCCGAAGTTGTGGTTGCCAGTTCGGCTCATAGAGGGTAGACTTTGTAAAGAGATAAAAAAGAACCTTATATCCATAAGGGGCGAAGCTCAGAAAGCTACTGATAGAACTCTGGATGTAAATCAATTCGGATGA
- the LOC127096915 gene encoding peptidyl-prolyl cis-trans isomerase, chloroplastic — translation MASSFSTQLVQSQNLLPRFHAVQGKPHVVCSIGYSKLSSRYHYAPRLSVSQQSKAKSITSRRITCASAQGDVAELQAKVTSKCFFDVEIGGESAGRIVIGLFGEAVPKTVENFKTLCTGGKGYGYQGSYFHRIIQNFMIQGGDFTEGNGTGGVSIYGSKFEDENFDLKHVGPGVLSMANAGPNTNGSQFFICTVPTPWLDNRHVVFGHVIEGLDIVKKLESQETSKLDNSPKKQCKIAKSGELPLDG, via the exons ATGGCATCTTCATTCTCAACTCAGCTGGTGCAGAGTCAGAACCTACTCCCTCGCTTTCATGCTGTCCAG GGAAAGCCACATGTAGTTTGTAGCATTGGATACAGTAAATTGTCATCAAGATATCATTATGCACCAAGGCTTTCTGTTTCACAACAATCTAAAGCCAAATCAATCACTTCTCGGAGAATAACATGTGCTAGTGCTCAGGGAGAT GTTGCAGAGCTGCAAGCCAAAGTGACAAGCAAATGTTTCTTTGATGTAGAAATCGGAGGCGAATCGGCTGGAAGGATTGTAATTGGTCTATTTGGAGAGGCTGTTCCCAAAACAGTTGAGAATTTCAAAACTTTGTGTACAG GAGGGAAAGGATATGGTTACCAAGGAAGCTACTTCCATCGTATAATACAGAATTTCATGATTCAGGGAGGCGACTTCACCGAAGGAAAT GGAACTGGTGGAGTCAGTATCTATGGTTCTAAATTTGAAGATGAGAATTTTGATT TGAAGCATGTTGGTCCTGGAGTTTTGAGCATGGCGAATGCCGGTCCTAATACCAATGGCAGTCAGTTTTTTATTTGCACTGTGCCG ACTCCATGGTTAGACAACCGCCATGTTGTGTTTGGACATGTCATTGAAGGACTGGATATTGTGAAGAAACTCGAATCACAGGAGACAAGCAAGCTAGACAATAGTCCCAAGAAACAGTGCAAAATTGCCAAGTCTGGAGAACTGCCTCTAGATGGTTGA
- the LOC127096914 gene encoding uncharacterized protein C24B11.05 isoform X2 has product MSSCRIAGVKFECLLFDMDDTLYPLSLGINLACRKNIIDYMLEHLHIEESKVSKMCLDLYLEHGTTMAGMKALGYEFDNDEFHAYVHGRLPYEKLKQDLVLRNLLLSMPQRKIIFTNADHAHAIEVLSRLGLEDCFEGIICFETLNPLNSCRQILCKPSVEAFEAAIRIAKVDPKKTIFFDDSVRNVASGKVAGFHTVIVGRSDLVPGADHALNSIHNIREALPEIWEVEEGNQQQIIQSLAVEATVHA; this is encoded by the exons ATGAGTAGTTGCAGGATTGCTGGAGTCAAATTCGAGTGCTTGCTTTTCG ATATGGATGACACTCTATATCCATTGAGCTTAGGGATCAATTTGGCATGTCGCAAGAATATTATAG ATTATATGTTAGAACACTTGCATATTGAAGAAAGTAAAGTATCAAAGATGTGTCTGGATTTGTATCTCGAACATGGAACAACTATGGCAGGAATGAAG GCCCTCGGCTACGAGTTTGACAACGATGAGTTTCATGCTTACGTGCACGGGAGATTACCATACGAGAAACTAAAGCAAGATTTAGTGTTAAGGAACCTTCTTCTTTCCATGCCTCAGCGTAAAATA ATATTCACCAACGCAGATCACGCGCATGCGATTGAAGTTCTCAGCAGGCTTGGCTTGGAAGACTGCTTTGAGGGCATCATATGCTTTGAAACGCTTAATCCTCTCAATTCTTGCCGACAAATCCTCTGCAAACCTTCTGTTGAAGCCTTTGAGGCTGCTATTAGAATCGCGAAAGTGGATCCAAAGAAAACG ATTTTCTTTGATGACAGTGTTAGAAATGTTGCAAGTGGAAAAGTAGCTGGATTTCACACTGTGATT GTCGGTCGTTCAGATTTAGTGCCCGGTGCAGACCATGCTCTCAACAGCATTCATAATATCAGAGAAGCGTTACCTGAAATATGGGAGGTTGAAGAAGGCAACCAACAGCAAATAATCCAATCACTTGCAGTCGAAGCTACAGTCCATGCATAG
- the LOC127096914 gene encoding uncharacterized protein C24B11.05 isoform X1, translating to MQIQSSFKMSSCRIAGVKFECLLFDMDDTLYPLSLGINLACRKNIIDYMLEHLHIEESKVSKMCLDLYLEHGTTMAGMKALGYEFDNDEFHAYVHGRLPYEKLKQDLVLRNLLLSMPQRKIIFTNADHAHAIEVLSRLGLEDCFEGIICFETLNPLNSCRQILCKPSVEAFEAAIRIAKVDPKKTIFFDDSVRNVASGKVAGFHTVIVGRSDLVPGADHALNSIHNIREALPEIWEVEEGNQQQIIQSLAVEATVHA from the exons ATGCAGATTCAAAGTTCATTCAAGATGAGTAGTTGCAGGATTGCTGGAGTCAAATTCGAGTGCTTGCTTTTCG ATATGGATGACACTCTATATCCATTGAGCTTAGGGATCAATTTGGCATGTCGCAAGAATATTATAG ATTATATGTTAGAACACTTGCATATTGAAGAAAGTAAAGTATCAAAGATGTGTCTGGATTTGTATCTCGAACATGGAACAACTATGGCAGGAATGAAG GCCCTCGGCTACGAGTTTGACAACGATGAGTTTCATGCTTACGTGCACGGGAGATTACCATACGAGAAACTAAAGCAAGATTTAGTGTTAAGGAACCTTCTTCTTTCCATGCCTCAGCGTAAAATA ATATTCACCAACGCAGATCACGCGCATGCGATTGAAGTTCTCAGCAGGCTTGGCTTGGAAGACTGCTTTGAGGGCATCATATGCTTTGAAACGCTTAATCCTCTCAATTCTTGCCGACAAATCCTCTGCAAACCTTCTGTTGAAGCCTTTGAGGCTGCTATTAGAATCGCGAAAGTGGATCCAAAGAAAACG ATTTTCTTTGATGACAGTGTTAGAAATGTTGCAAGTGGAAAAGTAGCTGGATTTCACACTGTGATT GTCGGTCGTTCAGATTTAGTGCCCGGTGCAGACCATGCTCTCAACAGCATTCATAATATCAGAGAAGCGTTACCTGAAATATGGGAGGTTGAAGAAGGCAACCAACAGCAAATAATCCAATCACTTGCAGTCGAAGCTACAGTCCATGCATAG